From the genome of Tachysurus fulvidraco isolate hzauxx_2018 chromosome 20, HZAU_PFXX_2.0, whole genome shotgun sequence, one region includes:
- the smpd1 gene encoding sphingomyelin phosphodiesterase: MNSMYLITLVVLLLFSLGSSYPLHDEGPMADRMVVNTLDRFKVHFSWHNLSCPVCKVVFTVVDIALLSDTNIEHVARAVGEACIRLHLADKNVCRNITELFSSDFIRALQESLLLPSEACALLLGTSCGHFDIYAPWNITLPRVPKPPVVPPSPPKPGSPQSRVLFLTDIHWDAEYSVGSAADCKQPLCCRNESGRANWRHRAAGHWGTYSKCDIPLHTVENLLQNVAKAGPWDWVYWTGDIPAHNVWSQTRAQQLKELSTISKLIRKHLGPDITVYPAVGNHESTPVNSFPPPFVGGNHSSRWLYDTMAEEWAPWLPAQALQTLRRGGFYTAQVQPGLRVVSLNMNFCARENYWLLVNSTDPADQLQWLVHILQEAENKGEKVHIIGHIPPGLCLSSWSWNYYHIVNRYESTITGQFFGHTHYDEFMVFYDEETMTRAVGVAYIAPSVTTYINLNPGYRVYYIDGNYSDSSRLVLDHETFILNLTLANGFHDNSSWFPKPDPDPKWTLLYRASQAYGVPTMFPADWDALIRVFVANDQIFQQFWYFMHKGHVSEPCSDVCKHSILCYLRSGRYDLSEKCDQIDVKKQRGYSVRKSLC, encoded by the exons ATGAACAGTATGTATTTGATTACATTAGTTGTTttgctcctgttctctctcgGGTCGTCTTATCCTCTTCATGATGAAGGACCCATGGCTGACAGAATGGTTGTAAACACATTGGATCGATTTAAAGTCCACTTTAGCTGGCACAACCTTAGCTGTCCGGTGTGTAAGGTTGTTTTCACCGTGGTGGACATTGCCCTATTG AGTGACACGAACATTGAACATGTGGCTCGTGCAGTAGGAGAAGCCTGTATTCGTTTGCACCTAGCAGATAAAAATGTGTGCCGGAATATTACAGAGCTGTTCAGTAGCGACTTCATACGTGCCCTCCAGGAGTCTCTTCTTTTGCCCTCAGAGGCCTGTGCCTTACTCTTGGGAACCTCATGTGGCCATTTTGACATTTATGCCCCCTGGAACATCACCCTGCCTCGTGTTCCCAAACCTCCAGTGGTCCCTCCCTCACCACCCAAACCTGGCTCACCACAAAGCAGGGTGCTTTTCCTCACTGATATCCACTGGGATGCGGAGTACTCGGTGGGAAGTGCAGCTGATTGCAAACAGCCTTTGTGCTGCAGGAATGAGTCTGGTAGAGCCAATTGGAGGCACCGTGCTGCAGGTCACTGGGGTACCTATAGTAAGTGTGACATCCCATTGCATACAGTAGAAAACCTACTGCAGAATGTAGCCAAGGCAGGACCCTGGGATTGGGTCTACTGGACTGGGGACATCCCTGCACACAATGTATGGTCCCAAACGAGGGCACAGCAGCTGAAAGAGCTGTCCACCATCTCCAAGCTGATCAGGAAGCACCTTGGACCTGACATTACTGTTTACCCAGCTGTGGGCAACCACGAGAGCACACCAGTCAACAGCTTTCCTCCTCCATTTGTGGGTGGGAATCACTCGTCCCGATGGCTGTATGATACCATGGCAGAAGAATGGGCTCCCTGGTTGCCTGCTCAAGCTTTGCAGACTTTACG CCGAGGAGGTTTCTACACGGCCCAAGTGCAGCCAGGTCTGCGGGTGGTGTCCCTGAATATGAACTTCTGTGCGAGGGAGAACTACTGGCTGTTGGTGAATTCCACAGACCCAGCGGACCAGCTCCAGTGGCTTGTGCACATCTTGCAGGAGGCTGAAAATAAGGGAGAAAAG GTACACATTATTGGCCACATCCCACCTGGACTTTGTCTGAGCAGCTGGAGCTGGAATTACTATCACATTGTGAACAG GTATGAGAGCACTATAACAGGGCAGTtttttggacacacacactatgatgAATTTATGGTGTTTTATGATGAAGAAACGATGACCCGAGCAGTGGGTGTGGCTTACATTGCTCCAAGCGTAACCACTTACATTAACCTCAATCCAG GATATCGTGTGTATTATATTGATGGTAACTACTCTGACAGCAGTCGTCTAGTCCTGGATCATGAGACGTTTATCCTCAACCTCACCTTGGCAAATGGTTTTCATGATAACTCTTCATGGTTCCCCAAACCTGACCCTGACCCAAAATGGACATTGTTGTACCGGGCCTCCCAGGCCTACGGTGTTCCCACCATGTTCCCTGCTGATTGGGATGCACTGATCAGAGTCTTTGTTGCCAATGACCAAATCTTCCAACAATTCTGGTACTTTATGCACAAAGGCCATGTGTCAGAACCCTGCAGCGATGTATGTAAACATTCAATTCTCTGTTACCTGCGCAGTGGCCGTTATGACCTGTCTGAAAAGTGTGATCAAATTGATGTTAAGAAACAGAGAGGATATTCTGTCAGAAAGTCTCTGTGCTGA